Genomic window (Gadus morhua chromosome 3, gadMor3.0, whole genome shotgun sequence):
TACAGTGTCCATTCAATCACGcatgaagaataatattaataatagacGTAGTAGCCCAGCGGCTGACCCCTTAGGGTCTACACCATGAGGGATCCATCACGGTAACACTACATTACCCACAATCCCTCTGGCTACTCTCATTCCCCAGCACACACTATAtgatcgcgtgtgtgtgtgtatgtagtgtgcataatgtgtgtgtatttatagtaGGTCCATTACCAGGGGGCAGATATCACGGGTCCACAACACGCTAATTAAACAAACATGTGTTTCTGTTATGACAGcaactacctctctctccctctttacctctctcgacctctttctatctcttgtctttccctacctctctctgtctctcgattcatgactcaaagtgcttttaTTGGCCATGAAAATGACTACAATATTATTTAATGAGGTCATGGTCCGGAAAGAGTTTCTCTCTCTTACCATCTATCTCccttatattaatatatattaatgtatatatatatatatatatatatatatataaaaatagtaGGTAGTCATGCCGCTAGCTAGCTGCCTCATTCGGAATTCAAAAACATATGCATACTGtggaaaacattgaaaaaaaaaaacattggcctTCAGAAAATAATGTTTTCCAAAGGCCAAGTGTGCCTCCGACCGTGTGGGAGAGGCAAGTTCTTTCCCAACCCGTAAAAGAGCAAAGAGGTGTCCGTGAAGACCACCACGTAGGTGTCACTCTGCCTAGGGGAACCCCCTTGCGAAGTTTAGGGGGGCTTCCCCAACATACCAGGTCAGGCGACACCGAGCGGGGTACGGAGACCCCCCTGAGCCTGTGTCCCCTGGGGTCCAACCTCTGGGCAGCCACCGCTGTAGTCTGCGCAAAAATAGGAGACCCAGGGGGGACCCCCGCGTGGGCGGCTGCCATCAGCCCAAACAGGTGCGTGATAGACGGCCACACCTTGAGATCTAGGGGTGTGGTCCAAGAGCCCGCTCCCACACAGAATTTCTGCCTAACAACTGATTTCTTGAAAACTCAAAGATCCAGAAAGGGCTCAACTCCCAAGGGACAAGCCACCTCCGCTGCTAAATTTGTGCCCGCAACGGGGTCCTGCAACCTCCACtagtctccaccaaccccatgaAGGTTGGGGGACGGTGCTCGAACTGAATGGGATGTCCCCACCACAGTGTGTTATCCAACCAGGTTGGTAAACACGCCGCTCtcgccaacacgcatagcgctCGGAGAGAAGGCGAGCCGACAGCAGAGAGAAAGCTGTCTGGCCCCTCCAAACCTCACACCGTCCATGAATTGCTCGCCTGCAAGCGGAGAATACCGCTGCAGGGTGTGCCTCATCAAGCGGGCCAAGAGCATAACAGATCCATCAGCTCTGCCTTCTCCTCACAGCCAACAtaatgcagagagagagcggggtagATCTGGGTCTAGGAGCTGGTACGCAAAGCCGTATAGTTGGCCAAGTGTAATGAGTGGCCAGCCCGTTCATGAAGCATACGGGAATGCCACACGGATGCCGAAGAATCCTAGCTGTACTACGCCGCTGCCTCACACGCACTTGGCTGAAGGGAGTGCGCCTTCATGCCGTGTGTCTTGGAGTTGCTCGTGTGCAAGCAGAGAGCCCACTGCAGGGCAGTGGCCTAAGTGACAGAGGACTGTGCCACGATTGTAACTGGCAGCTCTGCCTTCTCCCTACAGCCAAAAGACCGTAGGGGGAAAGCGGGGGGAAAGTCAGGGTCTAGGAGACTGGTATACGAGGCTGTACATACGGCCTCGTGCGACAAGTGCGGGGTGCTGGAAATGTCATCACTGCATtgtgcagatgatgtggtcctgaTGGCCTCATCGGCCAGTGACCTGCAGCACTCACTGGCTAGGCTCACACTcagagtgtgaagcggctgggatgaggatcagccaCGCTacatctgaggccatgactctcagcaggaaaccggtggattgtcTACTACAGGTAGGACattagtccttagcccaagtgaaggagttcaagtacttcggggtcttgttcgcaagtgagggGACAATGGGGAAAAATGAGATTAGCTTAGGAAtctgagcagcgggggcggtattgaaTTCGCTTTATCGCACTGCTCTGACGAAAAGAGAGCTAGGCAggaaggcaaagctctcgatctaccggttgATCCTCTTTTCTaccctcacctatggtcatgaagGATGGgggatgaccgaaaggacgagattgcgtgcacaagcggccgagatgagttttcgcaggagggtggctggcgtcgcccttagggatagggtgaaaAGCTCAGCCAGCCGTGAGGAACTCCGATTAGAGCAGCTGCTCCTCTGCTTAGAAAGGAGtgagttgaggtggttcgggcatctaaaaaggatgcccactgggaaCACCTCCCtagggaggtgtttcaggcacgtccagtggggagaccttggggaagacccaggactagatGGTGGAGGGATTATATCGcgacactggcctgggaacgcctcgggatctcCCCCGTCAGGTCAATGTGGCCCCCGGGAAAGAGAAGTCTGGGTCCCCCTGCTAGAGCTGCGGCCCCCGCGAcctgaccccggataagcggtaggagatgaggaggatgaggttaATAGAGTAAAAAATAGTTTTCTTAAagctttatttgtttgtttagacAAAAACGTTCAATTGAAAATTAATTGACGTGATGTCCGAAATGGTTAGCTTTTGGGTTAGCCACCTTTTGCTAGAGCGGTGGAATTGTCACGCTGTAGCCTCGACGGGAGGCAATGAGATcaactgaaaatatacaaaGCGGGTTTAAATTAAACTGTGGAtttgttgaaaatatgtttagaAATATTTGAAGATCAAAGtatgttgatttgttaaatgtttgaacaaaGGTTAACGGTTAAGAATTGACCAAGTTGCGAAGTTTGAAGTCATTGAAGAGTCAGTGTCAGAGAGTAGGCTattataaacattttaaaaagttgataatataaaaaaaattgttgaatGGTAGCATGCAATTCCCCCCAAAAATGACGATTTTAGGTGGAATGGattctctaggtgaaaaattgtggaaggagtagggtcGCATTATTTGTAGAGAATAGTAAATCAAGAAACAATAAAGCCTAAGAATAGGCTGCTTGCAGCACTCAACTAATTAGTTTTGGATCAGAGAATATGATCGAATCAGACAATGCATTATTTTTTGATGAGTAAGGAGACATTAATTTAGATCATCACTAGGGTTGTATGTAACTTTAATGGGCTACTCTGGTAGCCATGGCTATTTACAACAGGAAAGATGATGCAACGTACAAAATACGGGTAATACGTTTGTGGAATTTCAACAAATGTGCAGACGTGAACTCTGCTTCATCTATATGACCTGAGAAAGCGCGATCATGCATGTCACATGCATTCGTTCGGGAACCAGATAGCTCttaactagtgctgtcaagcaattaaaatatttaatcgcattaatgtcatagttaactcacgattaatcgcaaatcttttttatatgctaaatatctcttgatttctttgtcccattaatttttctcattttaatgctcttatcaacatggagaagtgcatcggcttgccttgtgcaaatgtttttttattgataacaacattggcatatactgatcaaaacaggacgatacaaaaaaaaaagcctatagtgcaattaaacgatgaacatacaaacatactgccttgaacatagcagtcaggctactgcttctttgttttgagccaaaaataaataaattgcgttaatctCGCGGTAAAAAAATGTATGCCTTTAAAATTGGTTCACGTTaatgccgttaataacgcgtttaactgacagctctacttttTACCCTTTGAAACCACCTTCATCTAGGAGGTATTGCTGAAAGACCCAAATGTGAATTTAAAGTGAATATGTTTAAAGTAAAAATGAAACCTTTTAGAGTTAAtatgaaacattgaaaaatgaatatttaacatttaaagtgaatatttaacatttaacaacaAATATGATTTCTTTACGGTGAATATGAACCCTTACTGGTTTCAACTGCATTAAGGGTTTTCCTACGATGGAGAAAATCTGCAACCATTTCAAAGTCTGACGCATATCGACTCTCCGTCGGTCTGCGAGGGCGGgtcggcgggcgggggggggctgccgAGGCCTGAGTCCATGGGCGGGCTCGGGGGAACGCAGGGCTCCCTCGGGGGCCCCGGCTCCCCGGGGGCCGCGTACTTCCTCTCCCTGGCGTTGAGCGGGGCCCGGGCGGCGGCCGGCTGGGGGCTGGGCCTGAAGCGTTTGAGGCGCACGGCCTCGCGGGCGTGCGGCGTGCAGGGCAGCAGCACGGCCACGTCGCTGCGGAACTTGGAGCTGAGGCCGAAGTAGATGAGCGGGTTGTAGAAGCTGGCCGACTTGGCGAAGAGGCGCGTGAAGATGCTGGTGAGCACCGGCACCTGGAAGCCCCAGGCGGACCACATGGACACCACGGCGTACGGAGACCAGGCCAGGATGAAGGCCGTGCAGATCACGATGGACACCTGGGGACCACAGACCAGGTTACCTGACCTGTGGCTCGGGGCCGCATCTGGCGCAGTGGTACGGTCGGAGTGGGAGGATTGGTTTACATGAGCTACTGGTTATGACAGGATCTCTCCAGGGTCACACAAACAATACATGTTACACATATACCCTTGTTACATATATTACATTCTGATTAATTATTCAtagaattataataattattattgttattattattaccgacGTTTATGGTGTGTACAGACCGTGGTGCTGAAGCTAGTGACTGGACCTTAATATCAGACCATGGTGCTGATGACTGGACCTTAATACCAGACCATGGTGCCGATGACCGGACCTTAATACCAGACCATGGTGCCGATGACCGGACCTTAATACCACAGATGTCGGCTGTAGCCAGGAGCAGAGTGTTGGTGCTAgggaccgtgtgtgtgtcttactatGGTgacgtctctctctatcttgcgCTGGCGTTCGCTGATGTCTCCGTCGGCTGTGAGGGCGTTCCCTCGCTTCACGGTGTTGATGATGGACACGTAGGAGAACAGCATGACAGACACGGGCAGCAGGAAGCAGCTCACCAGGATGGAGATGATGTAGGACTTGTAGACGCTGGAGTAGCTGGCTTTAGCCCAGTCTATCTCACAGGTCCCGTAGCCGCGGTCTAGACAAACAACAGGCCGTGGCTTCATGCTGGTCCAAAGTACACTATGAGCGGGTCACATTGAAGGCATTCTCGTAGGAAGTCAGAGGAACTTAAACTACTGAGTGCTGCACCACCTCGCCTTCTAACCCAGCGGCTCGAGAGATCAGAACGAAGTACTAATAGTTTGTTATTAGTGATtgccataaccctaaccctaagacATGAGCGCCTTAACAAGGATGTAAACGAGACGGTCTAGAAACAATTGGTAGTGTTGTCAGCTAACAAaagatacaaataaaaatgcagCTCATTTCAACGGGTTCGGAATAATTTAACTAGTTGCCACGGGTTATATTGGTTTTAAATCGCTTCAATGGGTTTAGGCATGTTTTAACTGGTTAAAATGGTTTGGAATTTGAGTCCTCATAAAATTTGCTCAGTGATTAACTCACTATAACCTTGTTCAACTGGTCTCCACAGGTTTGAACTTATAGTAACTGGTTTCAACATGTCTTATCTCGTCTCAAACTGTTTTAAACAGTGCAAATTAGTTTGAAGTAGCAATCTGATATGGTTTGAAGTGGTTTAATGCCATGTGAACTGGTTAGAACTGGTGTTAAGTGGTTTGAGGTGCTGTGAAGTGATTGTAATTTGTGCGAAGTAGTTTTAAACTGTGTGAACTGGTGTTAGGTGGATCTAGGCGATTGGAGGCAATGTTAACCGGTGTGAGGCTGTGCGAAGTGGTTTGAGGCGATGTTAACCGGTTTGAGGCTGTGTGAAGTGGTTTGGAGTGGTTAAAACCAGTGCGAACAGGTTGTATTCCTACCTGTGTAGCTCCCCCAGCCCACTAGGGGCGCTCCAGACCAGAAGGCAGCACTGGCCCAGATGCAGACCAGACACACGAggatggtggtgttgttgatgaGGTGAGCTGAGGACAACCAGAGTACACGTTATAGATACTACATGATAATCAAAAGTATCACAGCATACAGTATACCATCACAATATATGATACTGCAGTTTATATATGTTTATGATAGTCTAGTGGAGTGTTGTATGAGTATGCAAGTATTAGTGTATATTACTAAGTAGTagtatgtgtgagtatgtattaAATATTAGTATGTATTAGTATGTGTGGGTACCTCGGGTGGGGTGACAGCCTCTGACGTAGCGTGTCATGCTGATGATGGTGAGGGTGTTGATGCTGCTCAGCCCAAACACCAGCGTGAAGAAGCCATCCACCTGCAACACACCATCACCATGACGACACCACTATCACGGTCTGGGTGGCGTGGGCGAGTGCTGGACAGGCAGGACGCCTTCTTACCTGGCAGGTCCAGACGGAGGACACCAGGTAGCCGTTGTCCTTGAAGACGTTGAAGATCTCGATGATTCCCCGGGAGTACCCGAACACGGAGATGCTGGCGTCGGAGAAGGCCAGGTTAAGGGTTAGATAGTCCGTGGGCTGGAGCGAGGCACGCTGCTTGTACAACACAAACAGAACGATGCTGTTCCCAAACCAGGACAGCCAGCCTGCGGGACAACACACGTCGACGCACGGACATTAACGCGCAGACGACGACGCCGCGCACGTTAACACACACCGTAAAGGGCTGATAATGGTTTCACGTTGACGCAATGCAAGGGGGTTTAcagacccattacgtccttgtgGACCCTCCTTGCGACCACCGCAAGGGggtgacgtgcgcctcccaaaaatgttaaaggcccactatgcaacttttttagccaaaattacattaagaatgcaggttgagagttatgctgatggttctgcattcatttctgggtcgattggtgggtgtgtcattttcccatgtggcctctacagtgaaaaagcgcatatgcaacttgatgtgttcggaccgagcgcacccggatgtgacgcggcggaagtatcctcgaaaatgtagtcagattgtagtttcgaaaatgctttacggcacagacacacacccaaacatggcaccggctagatataaacagccagttgcgaggcaatttggcttgatttaccttaatataacaggctaggagtcattgcggtggttccattatacatttttgttcgattgttcgttgtttcaactcccccttgcgcatcttggcggagaaaatgaatatgtttctgccggcgacccgccgcccactctcgcgggagtctcgggtctcgcgaagtaactaATTACCGCcaattgttacattcatcatagatcagccgactaaaaagagacagagaaacccaatgtcggaggaacagaagaagagaaaggggagactgaccgacagagaggccagacacgagtaaacgttgggcaagcttttcaggaatagcgtgaactgaaagaaaaagaagacttcaaacCAGACTCCGACTtagccgtgttgcttttgaaattgaaagtaccctttggtgaactttgtcctcgtggtattcttgatgttgatagtctctgtacaaatgtgtttgctcaaccattttgttgtgagccctgtacaaattgttttctcgaccgttttgttgtgagccctgtatgtttctagcttgcttggttgcagccatataaacacctttgtttccattggtgttttgctgttcgtctgtctcgtcccccagatacagactgaatcccagaatccaggttcttgtttatttcgattattatgttggccaacactctcacactgatagttctgttcaacctaagataaaacaattataatctaggatataaattctccccgtcaactataaaaaggatggctttatgtttattgcaatacaaatacaccattttaaaaatgtataaccttgcctacactttatgaacatttacttcggacatggctcaacgcattcgccggcttctttgaaaacaaatgcacatggctcgcgtagaagtgcatggggaagggtcgtcaacgagttgttacgacaaagttgtaaaatatctactacgaagctgtagggggcgctgtgtagagaaatgtgcgtgccaaaaccaagaaaacggcgaagaaattcccgaagttgcatagtgggcctttaaccttgcgtcgagtcacagcagcgagggctggGATCGGTCCGCTCACCTAAAACCGACGCAAAACCCAAACAGGTTCACGGCTGCGGGGAGGCGTCTTTGTGGTCCTTGCGTTACGTttacgtggaaccataatcagcccttcacCCAGGGGGCGCTCCGACTCACAGGATGAGTGAAGGACACAGTGGTAGGAAAGGGCTGTTCCTTTGGGTCGGTATGACTGCTTTCTGCTCTACCTCAGACGCATCGTTTGCAGAAGAGGTGGGGGGACATCTCCCCACCAAAGTCAAAAAAACTGTCAGTTTTCAAAATTTATTTATAGAGAGATAAGTAGAGTGTTGACTGAATGCTTGTTTCTACTAATGTGATGGGACACTCATGGGGATCCTGTCCTGGGACTAGAACTGACTAATcgaaccctaaaaccaaactcATGGGGAAACCCCTAAACATAGAACTTAAAATAACCCCCTAAAACACTGCAATAGAAACCCTTTACCCTCAAATCTAGAGCTGAAAACCAACCCCAAAATACAACGCTATGGAAACCTCTAACCCTATCCCCCAACCCTAGAATTGAAAACGAAAAACCCTAAGACCCAGTCAATTGAAACTTCTACCCCAACCCTAGAACTTAAAATTTCACCTTAGTACTAGAAATCAAACCCAAACACCCAACCCAGAGAAACAACTGACCTTAGAACCGACAACCAACAATCTAAACCCCACTAATAAcgaccccttaccctaaccctaaaaaacaacctaaaaaacaacaaccttccATTCAACCCCCCACTAAAGAAAGCCAGTTAACTGGTATGGACGCAGTGACGTGGGCTGTGGCGGTTGGGGAATAATTGGATTATCTGGGAGTTAACCCGGAGACTGTTTCTCGTACTACACCATCAAGACTGAAAACCATCTGtctccctatctgtctctctggtgCCTGGCGGTCAGCATCATTACTAGAGCCGTAGTATCAACATGAGTATTTATAGAAGGATAATTGATAAATTAATGGTAAGTGAAGGTTCATCTCTGAACGCTCTCAATCCTGATCTCCTCACCGCTATAATCCAGATAAACTACAACGGAAACCAGACATCAAAATACTCCTACTAATATATATCCTTACATCCTACTTGGTAATTACCACTACATAGAAGTACTAAATAAGTACCAATACATCGAAATACTTATACTTATGAATAGGCCTACCTTTAAATTGACCTCTACCAATAAATACCCTTCCATCCTACTTAGTAAATGCCATTACATCTGAATACTTAATAAATACCCTTGCATCTAAGTACTTCTACCAATAAATACTCTTATACCCTACTTAGTAAATACCACTACATAAAAGTACTAAATAAGTACCACTACATCTTAATACTTCTACCTATTAATACCCTTACATCCTACTTATTAAATGCCACTACATCTAAATACTTGATAAATATCCTTGCATCTAAGTACTTCTACCAATAATTATCCTAACATCTTAATACTTCTACCACTAAATAACCCTACATCAAAATACTTCTACCCATAAATATCTTTACATCCAAATACACATACCAATAAATACCCTTACATCTAAATACTTATTATAGGcctaccaaaaaaaaaatccctctaCTCAGTAGTTAGTTCTGGCCGTAAGATAGTTAGTATTTCAGTCAAAAAGTTCTTTAAGAAgtataaacacacaacactgcgTGTTGTTGATACCGACCAAGAACAAGCAGGTAGACCCCGATGatggtctccccctggtccgACAGAGGGGGGTCGCGGGCGGGCAGGGTGTAGTTGTTTCTCCAGTGGGTGCTGGCCCCCTGGAAGCCGATAAACGCCGACATCGTCTCTCCCCCGGCCGCAGACGAGCCGTCCACCCGCCTCACAGCAACTAGTCTGGAGGAACTATCGTCTGTCCGCCGGTAAATCCGGTCTAATTATACTAGCGCTCCTCGGAGGGGGTGTCGTCGTGATCTCTCTAAATCTCCCGGGTCTTTCTCAACACTTTGTTCTTTATTTTCCAATCTATTAGACTTAACTGGTGGGATCTGTCCCTACAACAGAGCCCTGTCTTCCAACAACTTCGCGTCACAAACATGAATCCGTTTGCAGAACTTTTACATCCTTATTGGAATTTCTTGATGAGAATAAACAGCGGTCTTCTTCTCATTCAATAAAGTCAAGTTTTCCGTAGTAATCCCCTTAATACTGAAATATGCTGGTATACTGAACAAATAAGAGTTAGCATTAGATCAGCGTTGTagcggggggcttgaagtagatcacggtattttcctctcacaagtgttagatacaattccctccgtagtctccatttaccataccgaaacatgccgacgactttaataaatgaagtgagttaaaagcaacccgcgattggacaactttcttcaagaatatgcaacataCCTCAGCACTATCGACATCAGGCCATAAAGTTACGTTCTGGTTGGATTCTAATTCATTCGGCGTTAAGTTCACTTAGGGTCAAATTTAGTTGAGCCCCTACAGATAAACATTAGTTGGACAGAAGAATGTAAGGCAACTGACTAGACACTAAGAAGGACCccccaaagaaaaaaatctaaaagcaggagaaagaaaaacaaagtttCATTAACCCACCTTACACATGTTGATGTTAAAATAAACCAATCTCGAAATCTTTTGCATCTCATGAGAGATGGTCCATATATAAATAGCTTCTCATCGGAGTATGTCCTGATGAAGGACTAACTGTTTTGACTTTCAGCCTCATTGACCATATTTAAATTCATTAGCTCTATTTAAAGGGATCTTGCTGAGTATTTTCCCCGTGGCTCAACCCTCGTGACCTTCCCGTTCAAACTCTTTTAAATGAGCCGTGAACCAGACCCTTCACAGGACTCTTCAGGGTGAGGTCCTTCTGGGCCCGCTCCCTCTGAACACCCTCAGCCAACCTTCATCGGGACAGGTGCAAGGTaaccgtcagccaatcagaggtgaggCATGCAGCAGCACATGTCGTTTCTCCGAATACCTCTGGGAGGACCCCAAATAGGCCTATAACATTTTCCAAAAATATTGCAATCACTTAGAAAT
Coding sequences:
- the opn6a gene encoding opsin 6, group member a; its protein translation is MSAFIGFQGASTHWRNNYTLPARDPPLSDQGETIIGVYLLVLGWLSWFGNSIVLFVLYKQRASLQPTDYLTLNLAFSDASISVFGYSRGIIEIFNVFKDNGYLVSSVWTCQVDGFFTLVFGLSSINTLTIISMTRYVRGCHPTRAHLINNTTILVCLVCIWASAAFWSGAPLVGWGSYTDRGYGTCEIDWAKASYSSVYKSYIISILVSCFLLPVSVMLFSYVSIINTVKRGNALTADGDISERQRKIERDVTIVSIVICTAFILAWSPYAVVSMWSAWGFQVPVLTSIFTRLFAKSASFYNPLIYFGLSSKFRSDVAVLLPCTPHAREAVRLKRFRPSPQPAAARAPLNARERKYAAPGEPGPPREPCVPPSPPMDSGLGSPPPPADPPSQTDGESICVRL